The following proteins are encoded in a genomic region of Nocardioides sp. cx-173:
- a CDS encoding sulfatase family protein → MTPRVVLRLVVAGVALAAVMTAVLSGAQEPERPAGSGPAGTAVPSAAPLPVVSGPTREAAPSSPNIVMVMADDMRADDLLFMPSLRKLVGAHGLTFQNSFSPYPLCCPARASFLTGQYAHNHHVWWHEEPYGYGAFDDSRTLATSLSEAGYATGFIGKYLNRYGPARSLVSGGPSYRHVPNGWTDWRGSIDHVEGVGIHGGTYHYLDTPFNVNGKVDNRYRGRYNTHVIGDFSVDMARRFGRDSKPFFMYVNYVAPHFGGPFESDDPPAQMTDASGNTHDLRTPAVPRSVRGRFDRLITRGAGMPRNGGPSEANISDKPEAYRRNAEPSAAERRAMTELTRQRAESIYVMDRQVRRLVRELKRSGEWRNTVFMFTSDNGYYLGEHRKRSGKARAHEPSLRVPFLVTGPGMRTKAKRYDPITTIDVSASILDLASAEPPRLPDGISRVPTMREGDQGWTTPVLNEATFTGGSYRKTPGFRGPRTSIGIRTARYSYIRSRTRETELYDLARDPLQMRNVHGQRAYREAERALSRVWWQTRHCDGQECLAPLPPELRAGAGRERVLGRSYWRRVLAAYGFRAP, encoded by the coding sequence GTGACCCCGCGGGTAGTGCTCCGCCTGGTGGTGGCCGGGGTCGCCCTCGCCGCCGTGATGACGGCCGTCCTCTCGGGTGCCCAGGAGCCGGAGAGACCGGCCGGGTCGGGCCCCGCCGGGACAGCCGTGCCCAGCGCCGCTCCCCTGCCCGTGGTGAGCGGCCCCACGCGTGAGGCGGCTCCGTCGAGTCCCAACATCGTCATGGTGATGGCCGACGACATGCGCGCCGACGACCTGCTGTTCATGCCCTCGCTGCGCAAGCTCGTCGGCGCCCACGGCCTGACCTTCCAGAACTCCTTCTCCCCGTACCCGCTCTGCTGTCCGGCGCGGGCGTCCTTCCTCACCGGCCAGTACGCCCACAACCACCACGTGTGGTGGCACGAGGAGCCCTACGGCTACGGCGCCTTCGACGACTCACGCACGCTGGCGACCTCGCTGTCGGAGGCGGGCTACGCGACCGGCTTCATCGGCAAGTACCTCAACCGCTACGGGCCGGCGCGCTCGCTGGTGAGTGGCGGGCCGTCCTACCGCCACGTGCCGAACGGCTGGACCGACTGGCGCGGCTCGATCGACCACGTCGAGGGGGTCGGCATCCACGGCGGCACCTACCACTACCTGGACACGCCGTTCAACGTGAACGGCAAGGTCGACAACCGCTATCGCGGTCGCTACAACACCCACGTGATCGGCGACTTCTCGGTCGACATGGCCCGCCGGTTCGGCCGGGACAGCAAGCCCTTCTTCATGTACGTCAACTACGTGGCTCCGCACTTCGGTGGACCCTTCGAGTCCGACGACCCGCCGGCGCAGATGACCGACGCCTCGGGCAACACACACGACCTGCGCACGCCGGCCGTCCCGCGCTCGGTCCGCGGGCGCTTCGACCGGCTGATCACGCGCGGCGCCGGCATGCCCAGGAACGGCGGACCCAGCGAGGCGAACATCTCCGACAAGCCCGAGGCCTACCGCCGCAACGCGGAGCCGAGCGCCGCCGAGAGGCGCGCGATGACCGAGCTGACCCGCCAGCGCGCGGAGTCGATCTACGTCATGGACCGCCAGGTCCGCCGGCTGGTGCGCGAGCTCAAGCGGAGCGGCGAGTGGCGCAACACGGTCTTCATGTTCACCTCGGACAACGGCTACTACCTCGGCGAGCACCGCAAGCGCAGCGGCAAGGCCCGCGCCCACGAGCCGTCGCTGCGGGTGCCGTTCCTGGTCACCGGCCCGGGCATGCGGACCAAGGCGAAGCGCTACGACCCGATCACCACGATCGACGTGTCTGCCTCCATCCTCGACCTGGCGAGCGCGGAGCCCCCTCGCCTGCCCGACGGCATCAGCCGGGTCCCGACCATGCGCGAGGGGGATCAGGGCTGGACGACGCCGGTCCTCAACGAGGCCACCTTCACCGGTGGGTCGTACCGCAAGACCCCCGGCTTCCGCGGACCCCGCACCTCGATCGGCATCCGCACCGCCCGCTACTCCTACATCCGGAGCCGGACCCGTGAGACCGAGCTCTACGACCTCGCCCGGGACCCGCTCCAGATGCGCAACGTCCACGGGCAGCGGGCCTACCGCGAGGCCGAGCGAGCGCTGAGCCGGGTCTGGTGGCAGACCCGCCACTGCGATGGTCAGGAGTGCCTGGCCCCGCTGCCGCCCGAGCTCCGCGCGGGCGCTGGCCGCGAGCGCGTCCTGGGTCGCAGCTACTGGCGCCGCGTCCTGGCGGCCTACGGGTTCCGAGCCCCCTAG
- a CDS encoding sensor histidine kinase, with product MTDGTASAQALADALPDGVVLADGGGTVVLVSRLAARMLGGSVAELVGRSLADVLALQDRDGTSWHAANTPYGGLVTRTAVPEQSWLLPDGTEVLVAARIERPSLREPVSQVAVTIRSGRGRARLDRERSDLVATVAHELRSPLTGVKGFVQALLNRWDRLNDEQKKLMLTTVHADSDRLSRLIAELLDVARIDTGRLQLHPRPSDAAVLVRRIADSVGAGTSREINLDIVGDLPQVNVDPDKFTQVVTNLIENAVRHGEGRVCVRLSALPQSAEAPGVELTVDDEGDGIPVELRRRVFTKFWRGGVSGGSGLGLYLVNGLVRAHGGTVVITDAPGGGARVVLTWPSGSML from the coding sequence ATGACCGACGGCACCGCGAGCGCGCAGGCACTGGCCGACGCGCTGCCGGACGGTGTCGTCCTCGCCGACGGCGGCGGCACCGTCGTCCTGGTCAGCCGGCTGGCGGCCCGGATGCTGGGCGGCTCGGTCGCGGAGCTGGTGGGCCGCTCCCTGGCCGACGTGCTGGCCCTGCAGGACCGCGACGGCACGAGCTGGCACGCCGCCAACACGCCGTACGGCGGTCTGGTCACCCGCACAGCCGTCCCCGAGCAGTCGTGGCTGCTGCCCGACGGGACCGAGGTGCTCGTGGCCGCGCGCATCGAGCGGCCGTCGCTGCGTGAGCCGGTCTCCCAGGTGGCGGTGACGATCCGCTCGGGGCGCGGGCGCGCGCGCCTGGACCGCGAGCGCTCCGATCTGGTCGCGACCGTCGCGCACGAGCTCCGCTCGCCGCTGACCGGGGTGAAGGGGTTCGTCCAGGCGCTGCTCAACCGCTGGGACCGGCTCAACGACGAGCAGAAGAAGCTGATGCTCACCACGGTCCATGCCGACTCCGACCGGCTCAGCCGGCTGATTGCCGAGCTCCTCGACGTCGCCCGCATCGACACCGGCCGCCTCCAGCTGCACCCGCGGCCCTCCGATGCGGCCGTGCTGGTGCGGCGGATCGCGGACTCCGTCGGCGCCGGCACGTCGCGTGAGATCAATCTGGACATCGTGGGCGACCTGCCGCAGGTCAACGTCGACCCGGACAAGTTCACCCAGGTGGTGACGAACCTGATCGAGAACGCCGTGCGCCACGGGGAGGGTCGCGTCTGCGTGCGCCTGAGTGCCCTGCCGCAGTCCGCGGAGGCGCCCGGGGTGGAGCTGACCGTGGACGACGAGGGGGACGGCATCCCCGTGGAGCTCCGGCGCCGGGTGTTCACCAAGTTCTGGCGCGGGGGAGTCAGCGGAGGCTCGGGCCTGGGCCTGTACCTCGTCAACGGGCTGGTCCGTGCCCACGGCGGCACCGTGGTGATCACCGACGCCCCCGGGGGGGGTGCCCGGGTCGTGCTCACCTGGCCGTCGGGCAGCATGCTCTGA
- a CDS encoding uridine kinase family protein, giving the protein MCIDGPAGSGKTTLARTVASLAEAPVVQMDDLYDGWDGLPRVTDQLDRLLLPLAEGVAGSYRRYDWGRQEYAETVTVAPAPLLVLEGVGAGSLAHAARCTVLAWVEAPDDLRLQRGLTRDGPEVEQQWRRWMRTEAEHFAEQRTRDRADVIVDGTAAAPPRSPGRVT; this is encoded by the coding sequence GTGTGCATCGACGGACCCGCCGGCTCCGGCAAGACCACGCTCGCCCGCACCGTGGCGAGCCTCGCGGAGGCGCCCGTGGTGCAGATGGACGACCTCTACGACGGCTGGGACGGGCTCCCGAGGGTCACCGACCAGCTGGACCGCCTGCTGCTGCCGCTGGCCGAGGGCGTCGCCGGCAGCTACCGGCGCTACGACTGGGGCCGGCAGGAGTACGCCGAGACCGTGACCGTCGCCCCCGCACCGCTGCTGGTGCTCGAAGGGGTCGGCGCCGGCTCCTTGGCCCACGCGGCGCGCTGCACCGTGCTGGCCTGGGTGGAGGCCCCCGACGACCTGCGGCTGCAGCGCGGCCTGACCCGCGACGGTCCGGAGGTCGAGCAGCAGTGGCGGCGTTGGATGCGCACCGAGGCCGAGCACTTCGCCGAGCAGCGCACCCGGGACCGCGCGGACGTGATCGTCGACGGCACCGCAGCCGCCCCGCCCCGCTCCCCCGGCCGGGTCACCTGA
- the rpmI gene encoding 50S ribosomal protein L35 produces MPKNKSHSGAGKRFRVTGSGKILREKAGKRHNLEKKASKVTRRLTGTVEVAKADTKRAKKMLGI; encoded by the coding sequence ATGCCGAAGAACAAGAGCCACTCCGGTGCCGGCAAGCGCTTCCGCGTGACCGGCTCGGGCAAGATCCTTCGCGAGAAGGCGGGCAAGCGCCACAACCTGGAGAAGAAGGCCTCCAAGGTCACGCGCCGCCTGACCGGCACGGTGGAGGTCGCCAAGGCCGACACCAAGCGCGCCAAGAAGATGCTCGGCATCTGA
- a CDS encoding aldose 1-epimerase family protein, translated as MVAPSGEQFEIEAGGYRAVVTESGAALRTLSYATRELVDGFAEDEMSPGGRGQLLMPWPNRIRDGRYAFEGAEHQLPLTEPQRSNASHGLARWVAWTLEEHTAHSVSLHYRLMAQKGYPWTLDLRVVYDLSADGLTVTQTATNTSREPAPYACGAHPYLAVGPGPADSWELTLPAATRSLTDDRLLPVGREPVDGTPYDFRVARPVGGTVLNATFTDLARNDDGVATTVLRDPATGHAVALWVDERVRWLLIYTADDVPATARRSVAVEPMTADTDAFRSGEDLVTLAPAGEAGDELSVSWGIRAVD; from the coding sequence ATGGTGGCGCCGAGCGGGGAGCAGTTCGAGATCGAGGCCGGCGGCTACCGGGCGGTCGTGACCGAGAGCGGGGCCGCCCTGCGCACCCTGTCCTACGCCACCCGCGAGCTCGTCGACGGCTTCGCCGAGGACGAGATGTCGCCCGGTGGGCGCGGACAGCTGCTGATGCCGTGGCCGAACCGGATCCGCGACGGCCGCTACGCCTTCGAAGGCGCCGAGCACCAGCTCCCGCTCACGGAGCCGCAACGGAGTAACGCCTCGCACGGCCTGGCCCGGTGGGTCGCGTGGACGCTGGAGGAGCACACGGCCCACTCGGTGTCGCTGCACTACCGGCTGATGGCGCAGAAGGGCTACCCGTGGACCCTGGACCTGCGCGTCGTCTACGACCTGTCGGCCGACGGGCTCACGGTCACCCAGACCGCGACCAACACCTCGCGCGAACCGGCGCCCTACGCGTGCGGCGCCCATCCCTATCTCGCCGTCGGCCCCGGCCCCGCCGACAGCTGGGAGCTCACCCTGCCGGCGGCCACGCGCAGCCTGACCGACGACCGGCTGCTGCCGGTGGGGCGCGAGCCGGTCGACGGCACGCCGTACGACTTCCGGGTCGCCCGCCCGGTGGGCGGCACCGTCCTCAACGCCACGTTCACCGACCTGGCCCGCAACGACGACGGCGTGGCGACCACCGTGCTGCGTGACCCGGCGACCGGGCACGCGGTCGCGCTGTGGGTCGACGAGCGAGTGCGGTGGCTGCTGATCTACACCGCCGACGACGTGCCCGCGACGGCGCGCCGCTCGGTGGCGGTCGAGCCCATGACCGCCGACACCGACGCGTTCCGCTCCGGGGAGGACCTGGTCACGCTGGCGCCTGCGGGCGAGGCAGGCGACGAGCTATCGGTCTCGTGGGGCATCCGGGCGGTCGACTAG
- the rplT gene encoding 50S ribosomal protein L20, which yields MARVKRAVNAQKKRRTTLERAAGYRGQRSRLYRKAKEQVTHSLVYSYNDRRKNKGNFRKLWIQRINAAARAQGMTYNRFIQGLHLAGIEVDRKILADLAVNDPAAFTAILEAARAALPEDVNAPKVEATV from the coding sequence ATGGCACGCGTCAAGCGGGCAGTGAACGCCCAGAAGAAGCGCCGTACCACCCTCGAGCGCGCCGCCGGCTACCGCGGCCAGCGCTCGCGCCTGTACCGCAAGGCCAAGGAGCAGGTCACCCACTCCCTGGTCTACAGCTACAACGACCGCCGCAAGAACAAGGGCAACTTCCGCAAGCTGTGGATCCAGCGCATCAACGCCGCCGCGCGTGCGCAGGGCATGACCTACAACCGCTTCATCCAGGGCCTGCACCTGGCCGGCATCGAGGTCGACCGCAAGATCCTCGCCGACCTGGCCGTCAACGACCCGGCCGCGTTCACCGCGATCCTCGAGGCCGCCCGCGCCGCCCTGCCCGAGGACGTCAACGCGCCCAAGGTCGAGGCGACTGTCTAA
- a CDS encoding SseB family protein gives MSDRRLLGPGFPDDAGEADPALRAALAAYDDAAALAAIARSRLLVPVVAVLGEVEVGEDGLARDKTSDMAAVLLEGADGRLAMLAFTGLDSLAAWDPEARPVPVTARTAAQSALQEEAAALVVDVAGPATFVLEGDDLLGVASGWTLTTVGGRSAWLRPS, from the coding sequence GTGAGCGATCGACGCCTGCTCGGCCCCGGGTTCCCCGACGACGCCGGTGAGGCCGACCCGGCGCTGCGCGCCGCGCTGGCGGCGTACGACGACGCAGCGGCGCTGGCCGCGATCGCCCGGTCGCGGCTGCTGGTGCCGGTGGTCGCGGTGCTGGGGGAGGTCGAGGTGGGCGAGGACGGCCTGGCGCGCGACAAGACCAGCGACATGGCCGCGGTGCTCCTCGAGGGCGCCGACGGCCGGCTCGCGATGCTGGCCTTCACGGGCCTCGACAGCCTCGCCGCCTGGGACCCGGAGGCTCGCCCGGTTCCGGTCACGGCCCGTACGGCCGCGCAATCCGCCCTGCAGGAGGAGGCGGCGGCGCTCGTGGTCGACGTCGCCGGCCCGGCGACCTTCGTCCTCGAGGGCGACGACCTCCTCGGCGTCGCCTCGGGCTGGACGCTCACCACCGTCGGCGGGCGCTCGGCGTGGCTGCGCCCGTCGTGA
- the infC gene encoding translation initiation factor IF-3, which produces MRQAGAVLHFGRLPGPEHTGGHISTELRINERIRVPEVRLVGPNGETVGIVPTDQALKLAQEADLDLVEIAPQGKPPVCKLMDYGKFKYENAQKAREARRNQTNVIIKEMKLRPKIDAHDYETKKGHVVRFLRAGDKVKITIMFRGREQHRPELGFRLLQRLAEDVSDLGFVESSPKQDGRNMIMVLGPHKKKADAKVDLQADKETKMAERAAVVDAEKAERDAAHAAGPVAQKKERGRSENLDPEIEA; this is translated from the coding sequence TTGAGACAAGCGGGAGCCGTTCTTCATTTCGGGCGGCTTCCGGGCCCCGAACACACTGGAGGACACATCAGCACCGAGCTTCGTATCAACGAGCGGATCCGGGTACCCGAGGTCCGCCTCGTCGGACCTAACGGCGAGACGGTCGGCATCGTGCCGACCGACCAGGCCCTCAAGCTGGCCCAGGAGGCCGACCTCGACCTCGTCGAGATCGCCCCCCAGGGCAAGCCGCCCGTGTGCAAGCTCATGGACTACGGGAAGTTCAAGTACGAGAACGCCCAGAAGGCCCGTGAGGCGCGCCGGAACCAGACGAACGTGATCATCAAGGAGATGAAGCTTCGTCCGAAGATCGACGCGCACGACTACGAGACCAAGAAGGGTCACGTGGTGCGGTTCCTGCGCGCCGGAGACAAGGTCAAGATCACGATCATGTTCCGTGGTCGCGAGCAGCACCGCCCCGAGCTGGGGTTCCGGCTGCTGCAGCGCCTCGCCGAGGACGTCTCGGACCTGGGCTTCGTGGAGTCCTCGCCCAAGCAGGACGGCCGCAACATGATCATGGTCCTCGGCCCGCACAAGAAGAAGGCCGACGCGAAGGTCGACCTGCAGGCCGACAAGGAGACCAAGATGGCCGAGCGTGCCGCCGTCGTGGACGCCGAGAAGGCCGAGCGCGACGCCGCGCACGCGGCGGGACCGGTCGCGCAGAAGAAGGAGCGCGGTCGCTCCGAGAACCTCGATCCCGAGATCGAGGCCTGA
- a CDS encoding PH domain-containing protein translates to MPAGSEPVQVSVPRTWRPMGPRIAGLVAGAVLVLMMVFLWIGFDDATRESVTPFQRGTVIGLGVLIGVGIHALIRCRAVADQDGLTVVNGYRSRRLAWEQIVGVHLPPGAPWVTLDLADGTTVSVMGIQGSDGQRARTAVRELRWLVDRPDAPRDR, encoded by the coding sequence ATGCCTGCCGGCTCTGAGCCCGTCCAGGTGAGCGTGCCGCGCACCTGGCGACCCATGGGCCCCCGCATCGCCGGGCTGGTCGCCGGCGCGGTCCTCGTCTTGATGATGGTCTTCCTCTGGATCGGCTTCGACGACGCCACCCGCGAGTCCGTCACGCCGTTCCAGCGCGGGACGGTCATCGGACTGGGCGTCCTCATCGGCGTGGGCATCCACGCCCTGATCCGCTGCCGCGCCGTTGCCGACCAGGACGGGCTGACGGTGGTCAACGGCTACCGCTCGCGCCGCCTCGCCTGGGAGCAGATCGTCGGGGTGCACCTGCCACCGGGCGCTCCCTGGGTGACCCTGGACCTGGCCGACGGCACCACCGTGTCAGTCATGGGCATCCAGGGCTCCGACGGCCAGCGCGCGCGGACCGCCGTGCGTGAGCTGCGCTGGCTAGTCGACCGCCCGGATGCCCCACGAGACCGATAG
- the hisG gene encoding ATP phosphoribosyltransferase, with translation MSLLRVAVPNKGSLSQSASDILRESGYRQRSDSKELSLIDVDNGVEFFYLRPRDIALYVGEGTLDVGITGRDLLLDSGAQAVESLTLGFGRSTFRFAGPAGRYSDLGQLEGARIATSYVGVVEAFLAERGIKASVTRLDGAVESSIQLGVADVIADVVETGSTLKHAGLETFGEAILESEAVLVTRNGDVPDGFEVFKRRVDGVLVARSYVMMDYDIEEQHVTAAVAITPGIEGPTISPLHREGWVAVRAMVPRAGAQRLMDELWSIGARGILTTDIHACRL, from the coding sequence ATGTCTCTGTTGCGAGTGGCGGTCCCCAACAAGGGGTCGCTGTCCCAGTCCGCGTCCGACATCCTGCGCGAGTCCGGCTACCGCCAGCGCTCGGACTCCAAGGAGCTGTCGCTCATCGACGTCGACAACGGCGTCGAGTTCTTCTACCTGCGCCCGCGCGACATCGCGCTGTACGTCGGCGAGGGCACCCTCGACGTCGGCATCACCGGGCGCGACCTGCTGCTCGACTCCGGCGCGCAGGCGGTCGAGTCGCTGACGCTCGGCTTCGGGCGCAGCACGTTCCGCTTCGCCGGACCGGCCGGTCGCTACTCCGACCTCGGCCAGCTCGAGGGCGCCCGCATCGCCACGTCGTACGTCGGGGTCGTCGAGGCGTTCCTGGCCGAGCGCGGCATCAAGGCCAGCGTCACCCGCCTCGACGGGGCCGTCGAGAGCAGCATCCAGCTCGGGGTCGCCGACGTGATCGCGGACGTGGTCGAGACTGGCAGCACGCTCAAGCACGCCGGCCTCGAGACCTTCGGCGAGGCCATCTTGGAGTCCGAGGCGGTGCTGGTCACGCGCAACGGCGACGTCCCCGACGGCTTCGAGGTCTTCAAGCGCCGCGTCGACGGGGTGCTGGTCGCGCGGAGCTACGTGATGATGGACTACGACATCGAGGAGCAGCACGTGACCGCAGCCGTCGCGATCACCCCCGGAATCGAGGGGCCGACGATCTCGCCGTTGCATCGCGAGGGGTGGGTCGCCGTGCGGGCCATGGTCCCGCGCGCCGGCGCCCAGCGCCTCATGGACGAGCTGTGGAGCATCGGTGCCCGCGGCATCCTCACGACGGACATCCATGCCTGCCGGCTCTGA
- a CDS encoding phosphoribosyl-ATP diphosphatase, translated as MKTFDELWAELSDKARTRPAGSGTVQQLDAGVHAIGKKLVEEAAESWMAAEHEGKERTAEEISQLLYHAQVLMLASGIELDDVYAHL; from the coding sequence GTGAAGACGTTCGACGAGCTCTGGGCCGAGCTGAGTGACAAGGCCCGGACCCGACCGGCAGGATCCGGCACCGTGCAGCAGCTCGACGCCGGCGTCCATGCCATCGGCAAGAAGCTGGTCGAGGAGGCCGCCGAGTCCTGGATGGCCGCCGAGCACGAGGGCAAGGAGCGCACGGCCGAGGAGATCAGCCAGCTGCTGTACCACGCCCAGGTGCTGATGCTCGCCAGCGGCATCGAGCTCGACGACGTCTACGCCCACCTCTGA
- a CDS encoding TrmH family RNA methyltransferase has translation MVDDGATRRSGHPPLAAGNTRVKDARRLSRRSERSERRLFLADGPNAVEAALEVPGCVVEVFATPDATERYAALADAAPAWTLVDDRAMAALSDSVTPAGVVGVCRFLDRPLTHLLDPAPALVAICADVRDPGNAGTVIRSADAAGAGAVVLAGSSVDVYNPKTVRASVGSVFHLPVAVVDDAEQAVRAAQAAGLVVLAADGGGDVGLFDAGDLLSRPTAWLFGNEAWGLPAELAALADHRVAIPIHGRAESLNLSTAAALCLYASATAQRRSAPS, from the coding sequence ATGGTGGATGACGGCGCCACGCGCCGGTCCGGTCACCCACCCCTGGCCGCGGGCAACACCCGGGTCAAGGATGCGCGTCGGCTCAGCCGCCGCTCGGAGCGATCCGAGCGGCGGCTGTTCCTTGCCGACGGCCCGAACGCGGTGGAGGCGGCCCTCGAGGTCCCCGGCTGCGTCGTCGAGGTCTTCGCGACCCCGGACGCCACCGAGCGGTACGCCGCCCTGGCGGATGCCGCACCCGCCTGGACGCTCGTCGACGACCGGGCGATGGCGGCGCTCAGCGACAGCGTGACGCCGGCCGGCGTCGTCGGCGTGTGCCGATTCCTGGACCGGCCGCTGACCCACCTGCTGGACCCGGCGCCGGCACTCGTGGCGATCTGCGCGGACGTGCGCGACCCCGGCAACGCCGGCACCGTGATCCGCTCGGCCGACGCGGCGGGAGCGGGGGCGGTCGTGCTCGCCGGCAGCTCGGTCGACGTCTACAACCCCAAGACCGTGCGCGCCAGCGTGGGCAGCGTCTTCCACCTGCCGGTGGCCGTCGTCGACGACGCCGAGCAGGCCGTCCGGGCCGCGCAGGCCGCTGGCTTGGTCGTGCTGGCCGCCGACGGCGGCGGAGACGTCGGCCTGTTCGACGCCGGCGACCTGCTGTCGCGCCCCACCGCGTGGCTGTTCGGCAACGAGGCGTGGGGTCTTCCGGCCGAGCTCGCCGCCCTTGCCGACCATCGGGTCGCGATCCCGATCCACGGCCGCGCCGAGAGCCTCAACCTCTCCACCGCGGCCGCGCTGTGCCTCTACGCGTCCGCGACCGCGCAGCGACGCTCCGCACCCTCGTAG
- a CDS encoding amino acid deaminase/aldolase, whose translation MAALSVSSSFVDRNRLWARLNEAVAAHPEPLGSPLAVVDLDAFDANADDLVRRASGKPIRVASKSIRVPALLRRALARDGFQGILAYTLSEALWLEEEGLSDDIVVAYPTVDPAALTRLVQSPRAAGRITLMVDDVAHLDLVDSVRASHAVPVRVSIEIDAGLRLGRQHVGPKRSPLYDAGSVTRLARAILDRPGFRLVGAMTYEGQVAGVPDDVPTAKARSLVVRRLKTMSVSQLEVRRREIADALGALVELEFWNAGGSGSVEDTVADPVVTEVAAGSGLLVPGLFDHYQSFEPRPAAFYALPVVRRPSPGVATVHGGGFVASGPAGQDRLPTPWAPAGLQLTGLEGAGEVQTPLTGHPAALLKIGDLVWFRHAKSGELFEHTNQVHLLSGSRIVESVRSYRGHGLAF comes from the coding sequence ATGGCGGCCCTCTCGGTCTCCTCCTCCTTCGTGGACCGCAACCGGCTCTGGGCCCGGCTCAACGAGGCCGTGGCGGCCCACCCCGAGCCGTTGGGCTCCCCGCTCGCGGTGGTCGACCTGGACGCCTTCGACGCCAACGCCGACGACCTGGTACGCCGGGCCTCCGGCAAGCCCATCCGGGTCGCGTCGAAGTCGATCCGGGTGCCCGCCCTGCTCCGCCGGGCGCTCGCCCGGGACGGCTTCCAGGGCATCCTCGCCTACACGCTCTCGGAGGCCCTCTGGCTCGAGGAGGAGGGACTGAGCGACGACATCGTCGTCGCCTATCCCACCGTCGACCCTGCCGCGCTCACCCGGCTGGTCCAGTCGCCCCGGGCGGCCGGGCGGATCACCCTCATGGTCGACGACGTGGCCCACCTCGACCTCGTCGACTCGGTGCGGGCCTCGCACGCCGTACCGGTGCGGGTCTCGATCGAGATCGACGCCGGCCTGCGCCTGGGGCGCCAGCACGTCGGGCCCAAGCGGTCGCCCCTCTATGACGCGGGCTCGGTCACGCGGCTGGCCCGTGCCATCCTCGACCGCCCCGGCTTCCGCCTCGTCGGCGCCATGACCTACGAGGGCCAGGTCGCCGGCGTGCCCGACGACGTGCCGACCGCGAAGGCCCGCTCGCTCGTCGTACGCCGCCTGAAGACCATGTCGGTGAGCCAGCTGGAGGTCCGCCGGCGCGAGATCGCGGACGCGCTCGGCGCCCTCGTCGAGCTCGAGTTCTGGAACGCCGGCGGCTCGGGCTCGGTCGAGGACACCGTCGCGGACCCGGTGGTGACCGAGGTCGCGGCGGGTTCCGGGCTGCTGGTCCCCGGCCTCTTCGACCACTACCAGTCCTTTGAGCCTCGCCCGGCGGCCTTCTACGCCCTGCCGGTGGTGCGGCGTCCGTCCCCGGGGGTGGCCACGGTGCACGGCGGCGGCTTCGTGGCCTCCGGGCCCGCCGGCCAGGACCGGCTGCCGACCCCGTGGGCCCCCGCGGGTCTGCAGCTGACCGGGCTCGAGGGGGCCGGCGAGGTCCAGACCCCACTCACCGGCCACCCCGCCGCGCTGCTGAAGATCGGTGACCTGGTGTGGTTCCGCCACGCCAAGTCCGGCGAGCTCTTCGAGCACACCAACCAGGTCCACCTGCTCTCGGGCAGCCGGATCGTCGAGAGCGTGCGCTCCTACCGTGGCCATGGGCTCGCCTTCTGA